CCTGGGTTCGGCCGCCTCCACCCTCGGCCACTGGGCCGGGGCCATGACGCCCAAGGAGGCGCAGAAGCTGATCGCCTCCTTCGTCTCCGACCCCCGGCTGGACGACGCCAACCCCCTGGTGAAGGAGCAGCGCCTGCCGCTCGAGCAGCAGGTCTCGCTGCGCCGCACCCTGGGGCCGAGCACCCTGCCCACGGTGTTCCACCAGCTCAAGGACTCCGCCGGCGGTTATCGCACGGTGCCGCTCGGCAGCGACGGGAGGACCGGGCTGGAGGTCCGCCTCCAGCCCACCGGGGAGGCGGAGGAGATCTCCACCCGGGACGACGGCAGCGACGAGATCACCGTCGCCACCGAGCACGAGTCGGCCACGACCGCGAGCAACGGCGTCAACGCGAACCTGACGCCCCTCGCGTTCCCGGTGACCACCAAGAACCCGAACGTCATCGTCCCGTTGCCGACCAACGCCATGAAACTGGACCGGGACCAGACCTTCGAGAGCAAGTCCCCGGTGACCCGCGCCCCGGGTGTGCCGACCCGCACCCTCCCCCCGCCGGTCGTGCCGCACGGCAAGACGGCCGCGGAGCCGGGCAAGGCCACGCTCAAGGGCCCCCAGGTGCTGATGCGGCAGCCGGTCAGGCTGTCCACGCAGAAGTACGACGAGAACGGCACCTACGGGAACACGGCGCACACGGACGGGCACGTCTACTACTGGACGGCCAAGAAGACCGAGGACCCGGTCACGGAGCCGGAGAAGACGCCGGAGGAGAACAAGCGGCAGACACAGACCTCGAAGCCCACCGAACCGCACCGGCCCCCCGAGCCCACCGGGGAGAAGCAGCAGGACCCGAAGACCTCAGGGGAGGCGAAGGAGACTCCCGAGGACCCGAAGGAGACCGAGAAGCAGGTCCCGAAGGACACGACCGGAACCGAGAAGCAGACTCCCAAGGACACGACCGACACCCAGAAACAGCCCCCCGAGGACTCCGGGCAGAAGCAGCAGGAGCAGCACGAGCCCGAGCGGCAGCACGAGGACAAGGACGCCGAGGCACCGAAGCAGGACCGGAGGCCCGACGAGTCCGAGGACACCTCCTCCGCGCCCCCGGCCCCGCCCCGCCTCAAGGTCCCCGGCGACGGCCGCTGCCTGCTGTACTCCGTGCTCGCGAGCACCCCGCCCGAGCACTGGCCCGCCGCCCTGCACAACGGCACCCCGCGGGACGCGCGCGCCCAGCACGACGCCGTCCTCCAGCAGATCGGCACCCGGCAGCAGACGGCCGTCGACCCGCACAGCCCCTTGGGCCGGGCCGCCGGAAACCTGCACCGGATGGTGCTGGACGGTCTGCGGTCGACCCCCGCGCACGAACTGCCGCGCGAGGTCGCGGAGGTGTACCGGCGCGTCCAGGTGGACCGGCTCCAGCGGCAGCTGCGTACCGAAAGCCCCGCAGAACTGCGCGCGCGGCTGGGGCGCTACGGCGTCGACCGTGTCATGTCACCCGACTGGCTCCACCCGCGGGCCCTGCGCACCCTCTACATCGAGGCCCGCACCCGCGAGTTGACGGGCGCACCGCACCACCTCTCCCCGCGGGACGCCGCCGAGGCCGCCGCGGCCGAGGTCCCGGAGACGACGAACAAGCTCGGCCACTGGGTCCTGCACGACGACGCCCTGGCGCCGCACGCCCAGTTCGACTATCTGACCGCGCACGGCGAGCCGCTGAGCCTCGACCACATCGACAGCAAGGAGTCCCTGGTCGACGCCGTCGTGGACACCTCGCTGCACCAGCCGCTGACGCCGGCCGAGCACCAGGCGCTGGTCCGGGCCGTGGAGAACTGGGTGCCGGGCAACGGCGCCTGGAACACCGACGAGGGCGAGGTCTTCCCCGCCCTGGTGGCGCACACCCTCGGCACCCGGCTGCGCACCTTCCGGCTGCTGCCCGACGGCACGACCACCATGGAGACGACCGGCCCCGGACACACCGGCCGCACGGTCGACGTGCACTACGACGGCCACAGCCACTACGACGCCGCCCAGTTGCCGACGCGCCACACCACGACGGTCGCCGACGACGAGGTCGCCCCCAGGGCGCCGAAGGCACCCGGGTCCGTCACCGGCAGCGCCGCTCCGCGCCGTCCCCGCGACCAGTCACCCCGCTTCGTGGTGCGCTCCGCCTTCGACGCGCGGGTGTTCCGCGCCGGTGACACCGCCGTCACCGATCTGACGGTCCGGGTCGCCTTCCGGGGCGGTTCGGAGCACGACCCCGAGACCGCCTGGCAACGGCTGGTCCAGGGGACCGAGGAGTTCTACAACGGTCCCGGCCACCGCCTGCCCGACGGCAGCCGACTGCACGTCACGGTGGAGCGCGTGGCGGCGGACGACCAGCCCCATCTGGTGGTGGACCTCGCGGGCCACGACCGCCCGATGGACCAGCACACATGGTGGCCGGACGCCGAACCGGTCGCGTACGCGCACGAGTTGGGCCATCAGCTCGGGTTGCGCGACGAGTACCGGGAGGACGACGGCGAGGGTCCGGGCCGGGCCGGGGTGACGGGCAGCCTGCTCGGCGACTTCCACCGGCCGGCGCCGGACGGCCTCGCCCAGGGCGGGCTGCGCGGACGGCACCTCCAACTGCTCGGGGCGCTCGTCGGCGACGTACCCGAGACCGTCGTACATCCCGGCGCCGACGCGGCGCACACCGCCTTCGGCCCGCAGGACCCGCGCTGGCAGGAGGCCCGTGCGGCCGCCCCGCCGGTGACCCGGCGGCACGTCTGGGTCGACCCGGTGACCGATCCCGGACGGCACGACGGGGAGCAGGAGCAGGAGGGGCGGACCCGGGACCCCCGTGTGCCGCACGGCGTCCACGAGCGGTCCGGGGAGGAGGACTCGGAGGACTTCGACTACGCGGAGATCCTGGCGGAGTACACCGATGACCGCAGGCGCGAGTACGACTGGCTGGACCAGTTGTACGGCGACACCCTCGACCAGGACGGGTACGACCGGGTCCACAACGCCCTGCTGACCCTCCAGTCGATGGACCTGGCACACGTCACGCCGGACGCGGAACAGCGGCCCCCCGTCGAGGTGCTGGCCGAGCAGGTGCTCCACCTCGACGGCGCGCCCACCGCGCAGGACTACCGGGATCTGCTGGAACTCACCGCGCTCGCCGGTCCCGAGGCGACGCGGGACGCCGCCGCGCTCGGCGCGCACTTCCTCGCCACCACGCACCAGGCGCTGGGCGACGACACCCTGCTGCACGGCGGCTCGGCGCACGTGGGCCGCGACTGGACGGCCTCGCGCACGGTGCCGTCGGACCTCACCCGCTACACCACGACCGGCTCCGACGGGGAGCAGACGCGGCACACGGCACCGTGGCGCAGCCCCTACGTGGCGGCCGCCGACCGGACCCCGGACGGGCTGGCGCTGCGGCTGAACGGGCGTACGGTCCAGGTGTCCGAGGCCGAGTTCGCCGAGCTGGTGGCCCGTGACCCGCTGCGCGGCGCGGACCAGGACATCGTGCTGGTGGTCTCGCACGGGCAGGACCAGGAGCTGGCGCGGCTGGTCGCGGACCGGGCCGGGACGGCGGTGTGGTCGACCGACTCGCAGGTGCACCCGGTGCTCGACTGGCGGACCGGTGACGAACTGCTCGACCTGACGGGCGGCAGCGGCGGCTGGGCGCTGCATCTGGGCGGCCCGCGCGGCCCGTTGGACCTGTTCGACTTCGGCTTCGGCTCCCCGACGCCGGAACACGAAGCCCCGACGCCGGAGCACGAACCCGCCGGCCCGGACTACGCGAGCAAGCTGCTGCCGCACCCCGGCGGCCACGAGTCGGCCCTGGCACCGGCGAACCTGCTCGACCGGCTGAGGGCCCGCCCGCTGACGACCAGCGACTACGAGGTGATCGGGGCCGATCCCCGCACGGTGCTGTTCGAAGAGCCCACCGGCATGAACTTCGCCACCTTCGCCTACGGCCGCTCGGGCGACGTGCCCTCGTTGTGGGTGCCCTCCCAGGGGCACCAGCGGACGCTGGTCGGGGACCACCCGCCGCTCCATGTGTCACAGGACCTGTCGCTGGCGCACCGTGAGGGCGGCTACGGCCAGCAGGTGTTCGCCACTGCCGAGGCGATCGAGGCGTCCAACCGGCGGCTGGCGCTCGCGGGCTCCCTGGTACGGCTGGAGGCAGGGGACCTCACGCTGCGGGTTGCCGACGGCCAGGGTGGGCATCGTGAACTGGTGCGCGTCACACCGCGGTTCCTGACCCGCTCCGGGAAGTCGGAGGAGGAGATCTGCCGGGACTTCGCCCAGATGGTCTCGGGCGGCGCCCCCGCCTCGCACGTGGTCTTCCGCGGCCCCGACGGCACGAGCCTGGACAAGGCTCCGATCAACGCCCTCGGCCGCACCGAGGTCACCGGCATCCACCACCTCGCCGAGTCCCTCTCGCTGGTGGCCGACGGCGAGCGGCCGACCGGGCCGCTGGGCCCGTCGTGGGCCGTCGACCAGGTGCGGCGGGACGACCGGCTCATCGCCGAGAGCGACGGCCCGACCCCGGGCAAGTCCTACGGCAGCGCGCTGAGTTACGACCCGCTGGTCAATCCGCGGCGCGACGCGCTGTCCGCCGCCGCGCGAGAGATCGGCATCAACGAGCACGCCTGGGCGAAGGTCGGCGAGGCCTACCTGGTGCACTCGATCAACGCGCTGGACGAGAACGGCCTGCCGAGCCTGGCGCACAACTACGCGAAGCCCGGCGAGCCGGAGGGCAGCCACTACGGCTACCACTTCGCCACCGTCGTGCTCTCCAGCGAGGACGGCAGGCACCAGATCACCCTGGAGAACTTCGCCCGCCGCGCGCACGTCGCGAGCATCGTGAAGACGGCCGTGTCGGAGACGCTGCGCCACGGCACCCCGGGCGGGTTCCGGAGGCTGCACCGGGCCATCGACGAAGAGCTGGACCAGGCGCGGGCGGCCGGCGCCGACGAGGCGCGGGTCAAGCGGCTGGAGCGGCATCTGGCCCTCGTGGACGCGCTGACCAGGACGGCGGACGCCCGGCGGAAGGTCGACGGGGCGGCTCCGGGCACCCCGGAGCACGCGAGCGCCGCCGCGGAGTTCGACAAGGCGCTCAAGGCCGCCGAGGCGCGCATGAAGCAGGCTTCGGAGCTGGCCAAGGGCAGCGACCTGTGGCACTTCCGGATGTTCTCCCAGCGGCCCGGCGAGACCATGCACGAGGTCAGCGCCGACCTGCTCACCTCGGACCGCTCGGCCGAGGCCAACCCGCTGACCGCGGTGATCGTGCACGGTCACCGGCTTCCGAAGATCGACATCGGGTTCCGTGAGGGCTCCCGGCAGATCGGCAAGGACGAGGGGCGCAAGCTCAACTACGTGGCCGAGCTGGCGACCCGGACCGGGCTGTGGAACCACCACAACGGGCTGCCGCTGCCCCGGATCACGGTGACCGGGCGCGGCAACGCCCGCCGCCCCACGCTGGGCGGTGCCCTGCCCGACGCCGCGCAGCAGCGGGCGCAGGCCGTGCACGGGGAACTGCGGGACCGGCTGGACCGGTATCTCATCAACTACCAGCACGGTTCTCCCCGGCAGCGGCTGACCGCGGCCGACTTCCCCGTCACGGTCACCACCGAGCGCCCGCCGAAGGGCGCCGACCAGGAGCAGGGCCGCCGTACGACGGTCGCGGTGCACGACGCCCGCGCGGACCACTCCGAGGTGTCGCCCCGGGCGCCCCGGACCCCGCTGCGGCAGCAGACGCCCACCGAGAACCGGACGCAGACACAGCCCCGGACACAGACGCAGGCGCAACCCGAGGTCACGGCCCCCGTCGTGCCGCACACCGCCCCGCCGGCGGCGCCGTACCGCAGTGAACGGCTGACCATCGGCAGCGTCGAGTTCGCGGACGGCTCGTCCGAGCCGACGGGGGCGCAGCGGGAGACGGTGCACCGGCTGGCCGCCGAGGTGGCGTGGGCGTCGCTGGCGAACGTACGTGCGGGCTTCCCGCCGCCGAGGGTCACGGTGGTCGGCCACGCGGACGGCATGCGCGGCGGGCTCCCCCACTTCGGCGAGGCGCTGCGGCGCGGGCAGGCACGCGCGGACGGCGTGGCGGACCTGTTCCGTTCGGCCCTCGCGGTCCACCTGGAGCGGCTGGGGACCGGCGAAGAGGCCGTCACGCTCCTGGCGGACATCGAGGTCACCGCCCGTTCCGAGGGCAACGCACCGCCCGGCGGCGGGACCGCGGGCGAGGACCCGGCGGCCGCGCTGCGTCATGCGTTCGTCGTGGTCGAGCTGCCCCGACCGGCCGGTGGTGACGCCTGATGGGCCCGGCGGGGCGGCGGCCACGGCACGCGCCGCCGGGGCCCGTTCGGGAGGGCGTCGGCGCCGCGGAATGCGGCAGCGCACATGACCTTCGGGGCCACAAGACCGATACTGAGGTGCAAGGCTCCGACCACCCACCTGGTCCCACCCGGCCTGAACAGGGAAAACACCGGTCAGGGACCACCTGCGAGCTTTCTGGGAGACAGGCATGAAGATGTTGATCAACGTGCCGGAGACCGTCGTCGCGGACGCGCTGCGCGGGATGGCGGCCGCGCATCCGGACCTGGCGGTGGACGTGGAGAACCGGGTGATCGTCCGCCGGGACGCTCCGGTGGCGGGACAGGTCGCGCTGGTCTCCGGCGGTGGGTCCGGGCACGAGCCGCTGCACGGCGGGTTCGTCGGCCCCGGCATGCTGTCCGCCGCCTGTCCGGGTGAGGTGTTCACCTCGCCGGTGCCCGACCAGATGGTGCGCGCGGCGGCCGCCGTGGACAGCGGCGCCGGGGTGCTGTTCGTGGTGAAGAACTACACGGGCGACGTGCTCAACTTCGACATGGCGGCGGAGCTGGCCGAGGACGAGGGCGTCCAGGTCGCCAAGGTGCTGGTGAACGACGACGTGGCCGTCACCGACAGCCTCTTCACGGCCGGGCGGCGCGGCACCGGGGCGACGCTGTTCGTGGAGAAGCTGGCGGGTGCCGCCGCGGCCGAGGGGCGGCCGCTGGAGCAGGTGGAGTCGATAGCCCGCCGGGTGAACGAGAACTCCCGCAGCTTCGGCGTGGCGCTCAGCGCCGTCACCACCCCGGCGAAGGGCTCCCCCACCTTCGACCTGCCGGTGGGCGAGCTGGAGTTGGGCATCGGCATCCACGGCGAGCCGGGCCGGGAGCGGCGGCCGATGATGACCTCCGGGGAGATAGCCGACTTCGCGGTGAACGCGATCCTGGAGGACATGTCCCCGCACAACCCCGTGCTCGTCCTGGTCAACGGCATGGGCGCCACCCCGCTGCTGGAACTGTACGGGTTCAACGCCGAGGTGCAGCGGGTGCTGGCCGAGCGCGGGGTGGCCGTGGTGCGCACCCTGGTCGGCAACTACGTCACCTCCCTGGACATGGCGGGCGCCTCGGTGACCCTGTGCCAGGTCGACGAGGAAATGCTGCGGTTGTGGGACGCGCCGGTGCGCACCCCGGCGCTGCGCTGGGGGATGTGATACGGCGGACACAGCGCTCAACGCCCTTACTATGTTTGGAGGTCCAGTGCTCGACGCCGACTTCTTCCGCCGTTGGATGACGGCGACCGCCGCGTCCGTCGACCGCGAGGCGGAGCGGCTCACCGCCCTCGACTCGGCCATCGGGGACGCTGATCACGGCAGCAACATGCAGCGCGGGTTCGCGGCCGTACGGACGACGCTGGAGAACGAGGCGCCGGACACGCCGGGCGCCGTGCTGATGCTCTCCGGACGCCAGCTCATCTCGACGGTCGGCGGCGCCTCGGGGCCGCTGTACGGCACGTTGCTGCGCCGGACCGGCAAGGCGCTCGGAGAGGCCGCCGAGGTCGGCGAGGAACAGCTGGCCGAGGCGCTGCGGGCGGGTGTGCAGGGTGTGATGAAGCTGGGCGGGGCGGCGCCCGGCGACAAGACCATGGTCGACGCCCTGCTGCCGGCCGTGGAGGCGCTCGGGAACGGGTTCGGCGCCGCCCGGGAGGCCGCCGAGAAGGGGGCGGAGGACACCGTCCCGCTGCTGGCGCGCAAGGGCCGGGCGAGCTACCTGGGGGAGCGCAGCGTCGGCCACCAGGATCCGGGTGCGACGTCGTCGGCGCTGCTGATCGCGGCGCTGGCCGAGACCGCGGAGGGCTGACGTGAGCGAGGAGAAGCTGGTCGGGATCGTGCTGGTGTCGCACAGCGCCGAGGTCGCCGCCTCGGTCGCGACGCTGGCCAAGGGGCTCGCGGGCGGGGCCGAGGCGGTGCCGGTGGCCCCGGCGGGCGGCACCGAGGGCGGCGGGCTCGGCACCAGCGCCGAGCTGATCGCCGCCGCGGCGGCCTCGGCCGACCGGGGCGCCGGGGTGGCGGTCCTCACCGACCTCGGCAGCGCGGTGCTCACCGTGAAGGCGCTGCTGGCCGAGGGCGACGAACTGCCGGAGAACACGCGACTGGTGGACGCCCCGTTCCTGGAGGGTGCGGTGGCCGCGGTGGTGACGGCCGCCGCGGGTGCCGACCTGGACGGGGTGGAGGCGGCGGCGAAGGAGGCGTACGACTACCGCAAGGTGTGACGGGCCGCCATGAGCGTGGTGCGGCTGGTCAGCCGTCCGTGTCGGTCACGAACTGCCGGGCCAGCCGCTCCCCCGTCGCCACCGCCGCCGCGTGGTCCTCGATGGGCTCGGCCCGCGAGTCCTTGAAAACGATGTAGGTGACCCCGGAGGCCGCTCCGCCGTCGCTGGGCCCGGGGCTGATGCCGAGGCCCTTGGCGGTGGCGTAGGACGCCTCGCCGATGAGGTCGCCCGGGCCGGTGTCGCCGACGACCGCGTACTGCACCCGGTCCCGGTAGACGACGGCGGCGACCGAGCCGCCCCGCACGCCGTGCGCGCCGGGGTCCCAGCGGGGTCCGGCGGCCGGGACGACGATGTAGGGCAGTTCCTCGGCGCTGAGCGGCCGTCCGTCGGACTGGTGGAAGGCGGTTTCCGGGGAGTACAGCGGGTCGGCCTGGGCGTTGCAGTGCGCGGAGGGCCGGCCGTCGCAGTCGATGTCCAGGTCGGCCTTCCAGAAGACGGCGTCCCGGGTGCCGCAGATGGGCACGGTCTCGGGGCTGTCCTCGTCGGTGCGGTACAGGCCCTTGGAGATCTGGTCGCAGGCGCCGACCCGGGCCAGCAGGTCCTCGGCGGTGACGGCGCCCTCGGCCCGGGCCCCGGCGGCGGGGGCGTTCTCGCGGCGGGCGGGGGCGGGCGGTGTGCTCCGGGCCGGGGTGGCGGCCGGGTGCTCGCGGGCCGCGCCGGCGGAGGCGCTCGCCCGAGGGGCAACGTTTTTGCGCGGACCTGCGCCGGGGGTGGCGCCCTTGCCGTGGGTCGTCGCCCGTGCCTCGGGCGGGACCGCCGCGGCGGGGCCGGGCAGCGTGGCGGGGGCGATCAGGGCCGCGCCGACCGCGGCCAGCGTCAGCGTCGGGACACGCACACGCACGATGAGGAACCCTCTCCTCGGGGACATGTCGAGCCCACTGTGGGCCGCGGTCCGGACGCCCGGCCGCAGGGGCCGCCCCCAAGGGGCCGGATGGAGCACGCTACTGACAACCCGTGAGGGAACAAATCGGGCATTCGGGGCATAGGATGTGATGGTCCCACCGCCGAACGGGTGGCTCCAGGGGGACAACAGGGGCCGGGAACCCGGACCGCCTCCGATCCAGGTCCCCCGGCCGCCCGCGCCGGCGCGGGTTCGGCGACGACAGCGTTTCCGCGCCAACGGCATGAACTCCCCAGCCCTCTCGGGGAGTTCATGCCGCAGGGACCTTCAGCATACGTAACCGCGCGGGGCACTCGGCACCGGCCCCTTGCCGCGGGCGCGCCGAGCGGGCCATATTGGTCCGGACCATTGCCGGGCCGCCGTTGAGCCGACCGTGGAGGCAGAGCCGTGCGACGCGTTCCCCTTCCGCTCGTGCTGGTCTGCGGCGCCCTGCTGCTGCTCGCGTCCTGCGGCTGGAGCCGGGCCGACACGGGCGACGAGGGCCGGATGCCGGGCGCCCCGACCGGGGTCACCGCGCAGGCCGGCAGCGCCACCTCCGTGCACGTGATGTGGAACGCGGTGCCGGACGACTCCGGCATCCGCTCCTACGAGGTGTACCGGGGCGGCACCAAGACGGCCGAGGTGCCCGGTGCGCAGCGCATGGTGGACGTCGTCAGGCTCAGGCCGTCCACCGAGTACGCCTTCACCGTGCGGGCCCGGGACAAGGCCGGACGGCTCGGGCCGCCGAGCCGTCCGGTGCGGGCGCGGACGCCCGCCCGGGTCGCGGCCGACCGCTCGGCGCCGACCCGGCCCGGGGCGCCCACCGGACGGACCGACGGCAGCCGGGCGGTCCGGCTGTCCTGGGGCGCCTCCCACGACGACCGGGGCGTGGTGTCGTACGACATCCAGCAGGGCGGCACACAAATCCACAGCGTCGGCGGGAACCTGACCTCCGCGGTCGTCACCGGGCTGCGCCCCGGTACCCGGTACGTGTTCACGGTGCGGGCCCGGGACGCGGCGGACAACCTCTCCCCCGCGAGCGCCCCGGTCCGCCTCACCACCCCGGGCACCGACGACGGCCGGGCCACCGCGCCGACCGGCTTCACCGCCGCGACCCACCGCGCCGACGGCGCCTACTACCTGGACCTGTCCTGGGATCCGCCGAGCACGGACGGGGTGATCACGCAGTACGCGATCCGGCTCGACGGCACCTCGGCCACCTCGCTGGAGTGGGGCGGCACCCCGCCGCGCGGCCGGGCGCACTACAGCTTCTACCTGGGCCGCGCGGCCGGGGAGGAGCACCGGGTACGGCTGCGGGCCCGGTTGCCCGACGGCACCTGGGGCGGCT
This Streptomyces misionensis DNA region includes the following protein-coding sequences:
- the dhaK gene encoding dihydroxyacetone kinase subunit DhaK, giving the protein MKMLINVPETVVADALRGMAAAHPDLAVDVENRVIVRRDAPVAGQVALVSGGGSGHEPLHGGFVGPGMLSAACPGEVFTSPVPDQMVRAAAAVDSGAGVLFVVKNYTGDVLNFDMAAELAEDEGVQVAKVLVNDDVAVTDSLFTAGRRGTGATLFVEKLAGAAAAEGRPLEQVESIARRVNENSRSFGVALSAVTTPAKGSPTFDLPVGELELGIGIHGEPGRERRPMMTSGEIADFAVNAILEDMSPHNPVLVLVNGMGATPLLELYGFNAEVQRVLAERGVAVVRTLVGNYVTSLDMAGASVTLCQVDEEMLRLWDAPVRTPALRWGM
- the dhaL gene encoding dihydroxyacetone kinase subunit DhaL — protein: MLDADFFRRWMTATAASVDREAERLTALDSAIGDADHGSNMQRGFAAVRTTLENEAPDTPGAVLMLSGRQLISTVGGASGPLYGTLLRRTGKALGEAAEVGEEQLAEALRAGVQGVMKLGGAAPGDKTMVDALLPAVEALGNGFGAAREAAEKGAEDTVPLLARKGRASYLGERSVGHQDPGATSSALLIAALAETAEG
- a CDS encoding PTS-dependent dihydroxyacetone kinase phosphotransferase subunit DhaM; the encoded protein is MSEEKLVGIVLVSHSAEVAASVATLAKGLAGGAEAVPVAPAGGTEGGGLGTSAELIAAAAASADRGAGVAVLTDLGSAVLTVKALLAEGDELPENTRLVDAPFLEGAVAAVVTAAAGADLDGVEAAAKEAYDYRKV
- a CDS encoding glycoside hydrolase family 75 protein translates to MRVPTLTLAAVGAALIAPATLPGPAAAVPPEARATTHGKGATPGAGPRKNVAPRASASAGAAREHPAATPARSTPPAPARRENAPAAGARAEGAVTAEDLLARVGACDQISKGLYRTDEDSPETVPICGTRDAVFWKADLDIDCDGRPSAHCNAQADPLYSPETAFHQSDGRPLSAEELPYIVVPAAGPRWDPGAHGVRGGSVAAVVYRDRVQYAVVGDTGPGDLIGEASYATAKGLGISPGPSDGGAASGVTYIVFKDSRAEPIEDHAAAVATGERLARQFVTDTDG
- a CDS encoding fibronectin type III domain-containing protein, which gives rise to MRRVPLPLVLVCGALLLLASCGWSRADTGDEGRMPGAPTGVTAQAGSATSVHVMWNAVPDDSGIRSYEVYRGGTKTAEVPGAQRMVDVVRLRPSTEYAFTVRARDKAGRLGPPSRPVRARTPARVAADRSAPTRPGAPTGRTDGSRAVRLSWGASHDDRGVVSYDIQQGGTQIHSVGGNLTSAVVTGLRPGTRYVFTVRARDAADNLSPASAPVRLTTPGTDDGRATAPTGFTAATHRADGAYYLDLSWDPPSTDGVITQYAIRLDGTSATSLEWGGTPPRGRAHYSFYLGRAAGEEHRVRLRARLPDGTWGGWSPERTVTTGR